One part of the Mytilus trossulus isolate FHL-02 chromosome 11, PNRI_Mtr1.1.1.hap1, whole genome shotgun sequence genome encodes these proteins:
- the LOC134691240 gene encoding uncharacterized protein LOC134691240: MYSDKVKINEKPNRLKLRHGDAIIRSEYNDGVLRNNNRANNRLDGQMKMFDKAQRMILKDLGKEAQIIRSKMTSTSPRHSISTNHIASYSVHGKSSYTIKAQHKNSTPREITNNSTFKSLSDRSVYSLAKEAQRRNAARAARVKPINDDSLIENVNNERLRVPLPGNKYQDSTTPRNELRTDSKLNTFTSRYDRKTESVFSETHRSNQMSANTPYKSGVNSSLAESANTPHKGGVNSSLAESNRMTSAGHMSFIEILQKAEEAKAKGLKVEDHVPRPRTPELLSDYGSDDLNLREPKRKHSFGHIGITPKSTYISHQM, from the coding sequence ATGTATTCTGATAAAGTGAAAATTAACGAGAAACCAAACCGACTTAAATTACGTCATGGTGACGCAATCATTCGATCGGAGTATAACGATGGTGTACTACGTAATAACAACAGAGCTAATAATAGACTTGACGGTCAGATGAAAATGTTTGACAAAGCACAACGAATGATATTGAAAGACTTGGGAAAAGAAGCACAGATAATACGCTCTAAGATGACTTCGACGTCACCACGACATTCCATTTCCACCAATCATATCGCGTCCTATAGTGTCCATGGAAAATCGTCATATACAATAAAAGCACAACATAAAAATAGCACACCACGAGAGATTACAAACAATTCTACATTCAAATCTCTTTCTGATAGAAGTGTGTATTCTCTTGCAAAAGAGGCACAGCGTCGGAATGCAGCAAGAGCAGCACGAGTCAAACCAATTAACGACGATAGCTTAATCGAAAATGTAAACAACGAAAGACTTAGAGTGCCACTTCCAGGGAACAAATACCAAGACAGTACTACGCCAAGAAATGAACTCAGAACTGATTCAAAGCTTAACACATTTACATCTCGATATGACAGAAAAACAGAGTCTGTTTTCTCTGAAACTCATCGGTCAAATCAAATGTCTGCAAACACACCTTACAAAAGTGGAGTAAACAGTTCATTAGCAGAAAGTGCAAACACGCCTCATAAAGGTGGAGTTAATAGTTCATTAGCAGAAAGCAATAGAATGACATCTGCAGGACACATGAGTTTTATTGAAATACTGCAAAAAGCTGAGGAAGCGAAAGCAAAGGGATTGAAAGTTGAGGATCATGTTCCGCGTCCAAGAACTCCTGAACTTCTCTCTGATTACGGCAGTGACGATTTAAACTTAAGAGAACCTAAACGTAAACATTCTTTTGGTCATATTGGGATTACCCCCAAATCTACATATATTTCACATCAAATGTAA
- the LOC134691238 gene encoding alpha-protein kinase 1-like translates to MAAYMLCFGIFSFFLVSIQGQKTTKTISVNNGKRAFVFSAKNQFSFPGPKETGSTVGGQTSSSTSTNQQQSQWKQQLPVNYEPGKTQQQQQQQQLLHNSPSQELIQQNQQKFPNSINPMNSQGFQRNRNFGMGMNNQQMNQNTFQQRQQQQLQQIQQQQQQPQQQQQPQQHQQQPQQQPQQQQQQQQHQQQQNFGQQQPGQPQSSNTNQGQQFFRQQPQQQQQQQQQFNQNHMNNIPNGHQPFGNPQNNKFNQFGSQPNGNGVSVLSQSRPANGPPYQGMQGMPQNQNGFQNNQPQGHMTQYNPQQQQPGNTMFNQMPSHGQMAGPQHGQMPMQNMGQGMQMPGPQVSGPIQSQSVNVMPGQTGPSASTAMGQQLNVQGQKPYMGPGQPFQSNPNLAVIDHPVKPTTTPKPPSSTVDGEGLVCMTTADCEVGCCFNTTGQLLDTTTYGAGGPQEGRASGKCFIKSPGLGDVCDDLCPCTMGHTCYRRYTPNYPQPGKAPPPPIDPETAPKPQRACLRAGVVDAERSVFWQCYFDVACSGPLP, encoded by the exons ATGGCGGcctatatgttgtgttttgggatcttttcattttttctcGTTTCAATCCAAGGACAAAAG ACAACCAAAACCATCAGCGTTAACAATGGAAAAAGGGCATTTGTGTTCAGTGCAAAGAACCAGTTTAGTTTTCCAGGACCTAAAGAAACCGGAAGTACAGTTGGTGGTCAGACAAGTTCATCGACCAGTACAAATCAACAACAAAGCCAATGGAAACAACAACTTCCGGTAAATTATGAACCTGGAaaaacacaacaacaacaacaacaacaacaattgCTGCATAATAGTCCTTCGCAGGAGCTTATTcaacaaaaccaacaaaaatttCCCAACTCAATTAATCCGATG AATTCACAAGGATTTCAAAGAAATCGCAATTTTGGAATGGGAATGAATAACCAGCAGATGAACCAAAATACATTCCAACAGCGACAACAACAGCAGctacaacaaatacaacaacaacaacaacaaccacaacaacaacaacagccTCAACAACATCAACAACAGCCGCAACAACAgccacaacaacaacaacagcagcagcaacatcaacaacaacaaaatttcgGTCAGCAGCAACCAGGTCAACCTCAAAGTAGTAATACGAACCAGGGTCAGCAATTTTTTCGACAACAACCCCAACAGCAACAGCAACAACAACAGCAATTTAATCAGAATCATATGAATAACATTCCAAACGGACATCAGCCTTTTGGAAATCcccaaaataacaaatttaaccaaTTCGGTAGTCAGCCTAATGGAAATGGTGTTTCAGTACTTTCGCAGAGTAGACCTGCTAATGGTCCTCCTTATCAAGGAATGCAAGGCATGCCACAGAATCAGAATGGCTTTCAAAACAATCAACCACAAGGTCACATGACTCAATATAATccacaacaacaacaaccagGAAATACAATGTTCAATCAAATGCCATCACATGGACAAATGGCTGGACCGCAACATGGTCAAATGCCAATGCAAAACATGGGACAGGGTATGCAAATGCCCGGACCACAAGTTTCTGGTCCAATTCAAAGTCAGTCAGTAAATGTAATGCCTGGACAAACTGGACCATCAGCGTCAACAGCAATGGGCCAGCAGTTAAATGTACAGGGACAAAAACCTTACATGGGCCCTGGACAACCCTTTCAATCCAATCCTAATCTGGCAGTAATCGATCATCCAGTCAAGCCAACGACAACACCTAAACCACCATCGTCGACAGTGGATGGGGAAGGACTGGTTTGTATGACCACTGCTGACTGTGAAGTGGGTTGTTGTTTTAATACCACAGGACAGTTGTTAGATACTACAACATATGGTGCTGGTGGTCCACAGGAAGGACGAG cttctggaaaatgttttataaaatctcCCGGACTTGGTGATGTTTGCGATGATTTATGTCCATGCACAATGG GCCACACGTGTTACAGACGTTATACTCCTAATTATCCTCAACCTGGAAAGGCACCACCTCCTCCAATTGATCCAGAGACTGCACCTAAACCACAGAGAGCATGTCTTCGAGCAGGTGTTGTCGACGCTGAAAGATCCGTGTTTTGGCAGTGTTATTTTGATGTTGCCTGTTCTGGGCCCTTACCATAA